The following are encoded in a window of Esox lucius isolate fEsoLuc1 chromosome 14, fEsoLuc1.pri, whole genome shotgun sequence genomic DNA:
- the amacr gene encoding alpha-methylacyl-CoA racemase, producing the protein MALAGVRVIELAGLAPVPFCGMILADFGAKVIRVDRTKVAMAMDTQARGKRSVAINLKSPEGVAVLKRLCVQSDVILEPFRQGVMEKLGLGPEELLKDNPGLIYARLTGYGQSGALAKAAGHDINYLAMSGLLSMLGRSNEKPYAPLNLVADFAGGGLMCAFGVVLALLERAKSGRGQVIDTSMVEGAAYVGSFMWKSRKIGMWDHSRGENLLDSGAPFYDTYQTSDGKYMAVGAIEPQFYTQLIHGLGLDAAKLPPQMSSSDWPQLRQIFTKQFATKTQEDWARIFDGTDACVTPVLSMDEVISHPHNLERASFHRDAQGDVTPSPAPILSRTPGKPCLARDPMIGEHTRPVLEEFGFKPAEVDQLLSAGVIECNAAKARL; encoded by the exons ATGGCGCTCGCTGGGGTGCGTGTCATTGAGCTCGCCGGCCTGGCACCAGTGCCTTTCTGCGGCATGATTCTGGCTGACTTCGGCGCAAAGGTGATCCGCGTGGATCGGACCAAAGTTGCAATGGCAATGGACACACAGGCTCGAGGGAAGCGGTCGGTGGCGATCAACCTGAAGAGCCCAGAGGGTGTCGCAGTATTAAAGAGACTCTGCGTCCAGTCAGATGTTATCCTTGAACCCTTCCGCCAAG GAGTAATGGAGAAGCTGGGCCTTGGTCCTGAGGAGCTACTTAAGGACAACCCTGGTCTGATCTATGCACGCCTCACTGGCTATGGCCAGAGTGGAGCCCTTGCCAAGGCTGCTGGTCATGACATCAATTACCTCGCCATGTCAG GGCTCTTGTCGATGCTAGGTCGGAGCAATGAGAAGCCCTATGCTCCGCTGAACCTGGTGGCAGACTTTGCGGGTGGAGGACTTATGTGTGCCTTCGGTGTGGTCCTGGCTCTGCTGGAGAGGGCCAAGTCAGGGAGAGGTCAGGTCATTGACACCAGCATG GTAGAAGGAGCTGCGTATGTTGGCTCATTCATGTGGAAATCTCGTAAAATTGGCATGTGGGACCACTCCCGCGGGGAGAACCTGCTGGACAGTGGAGCGCCGTTCTATGACACATACCAGACCTCTGATGGAAAATACATGGCCGTTGGAGCTATTGAACCACAGTTCTACACTCAACTCATCCATG GCCTGGGATTGGATGCTGCCAAACTTCCTCCGCAGATGAGCTCCTCTGATTGGCCACAGCTGAGGCAGATTTTTACCAAGCAGTTTGCCACTAAGACCCAGGAGGATTGGGCTCGCATCTTTGACGGAACGGATGCCTGTGTGACTCCCGTTCTCTCTATGGACGAGGTGATCTCCCACCCCCATAATCTGGAGAGGGCCTCCTTCCACAGGGACGCCCAGGGGGATGTGACCCCAAGCCCCGCACCTATCCTGTCCCGAACCCCTGGTAAACCTTGCCTGGCCCGGGACCCCATGATAGGGGAACACACACGTCCCGTTCTAGAGGAATTTGGCTTTAAACCAGCAGAGGTAGACCAGTTGTTGTCAGCTGGTGTTATTGAGTGTAACGCTGCCAAAGCACGGTTATAA